A section of the Clostridium omnivorum genome encodes:
- a CDS encoding GNAT family N-acetyltransferase — protein sequence MFDINIKIDDISISSIEKEDIIYIQKWINNQQALNINIENPLGLKELYQRFLEYYVSESEFFLKLNRGENLIGVLKGRLEFKNNNEVWFWYYLIDHEFRGKGIGSNIVKEVMNYFSNNFGIYNFYTGVPAKDDDIKRFWLNNNFNLIRVSKNFFNINGEEIDMHILKAKAYM from the coding sequence ATGTTTGATATAAATATTAAAATTGATGATATAAGTATTTCAAGCATAGAGAAAGAAGATATTATTTATATTCAAAAATGGATAAATAATCAACAAGCTTTAAATATAAATATTGAAAATCCCTTAGGACTTAAGGAGTTATATCAGAGATTCCTTGAATACTATGTTAGTGAGAGTGAATTTTTCCTTAAGTTAAATCGAGGCGAAAATCTCATTGGTGTCTTAAAGGGAAGGTTAGAATTTAAGAATAATAACGAAGTATGGTTTTGGTATTATCTAATAGACCATGAATTTAGAGGAAAAGGTATAGGTAGTAATATAGTAAAAGAAGTAATGAATTATTTTTCAAACAATTTTGGAATATATAATTTTTATACTGGAGTACCTGCAAAAGATGATGATATTAAAAGATTCTGGCTAAACAATAATTTTAATCTAATAAGAGTTTCAAAGAACTTTTTTAACATTAATGGAGAAGAAATTGATATGCATATTTTAAAAGCAAAGGCTTATATGTAA